A window of the Oncorhynchus keta strain PuntledgeMale-10-30-2019 chromosome 21, Oket_V2, whole genome shotgun sequence genome harbors these coding sequences:
- the LOC118377339 gene encoding uncharacterized protein LOC118377339 isoform X2, producing MTEDNDSSTMKILDIDDNMYVKPRTRHGFQYSVHFQWWKRSFGVAALCLGLLCILLLAGIIGMCVNYTGQHSRDERDQLQTSNNNLIKERDQLQTSYNNLTKERDQLQTSYNNLTKERDQLQTSYNNLTKERDQLQTSYNNLIKERDQHQRETEKLKIKGNVALNGVATQSSLYKNRNAYDAIDGKRNTHYESCTHTLKDRNPWWRVDLLNVYRITDVTLTNRGDCCPERLDGAEIRIGNSLENNGINNSRCAVISHIPAGESHTFQCNEMEGRYVVVVIPGRSEWLTLCELEVHGTPAGNVALNGPVGNVALNGVATQSSLYENRNAYDAIDGKRNTHYESCTHTLKDRNPWWRVDLLNVYRITDVTLTNRGDCCPERLDGAEIRIGNSLENNGINNSRCAVISHIPAGESHTFQCNEMEGRYVVVVIPGRSEWLTLCELEVHGTPAGNVALNGPVGNVALNGVATQSSLYENRNAYDAIDGKRNTHYESCTHTLKDRNPWWRVDLLNVYRITDVTLTNRGDCCPERLDGAEIRIGNSLENNGINNSRCAVISHIPAGESHTFQCNEMEGRYVVVVIPGRSEWLTLCELEVHGTPAGNVALNGVATQSSLYENRNAYDAIDGKRNTHYGSCTHTLKDRNPWWRVDLLNVYRITDVTLTNRGDCCPERLDGAEIRIGNSLENNGINNSRCAVISHIPAGESHTFQCNEMEGRYVVVVIPGRSEWLTLCELEVHGTPAGRPCPEGWQTSGSSCYYTTTVIKTWEESRKDCNERGAHLVIINSREEQTFINGLYGPGNETWIGLTNVDTEGTWKWVDDTPLTTAYWKTGKPSSSLGADQDCVAFFHHSSDPGEWNNEECHKSTNWICEIF from the exons ATG ACAGAAGACAATGACTCCAGCACAATGAAAATCTTGGATATTGATGACAACATGTATGTCAAGCCCAGAACAAGACATGGCTTTCAATATTCAG TGCATTTTCAGTGGTGGAAGAGATCATTCGGAGTTGCTGCGTTGTGTCTTGGATTGCTGTGTATTCTCCTACTGGCTGGGATCATAGGCATGTGTGTCAACT ACACTGGTCAGCATTCCCGTGATGAAAGAGACCAGCTACAAACCAGTAATAACAACCTgattaaagagagagaccagctacagaccagttataacaacctgactaaagagagagaccagctacagaccagttataacaacctgactaaagagagagaccagctacagaccagttataacaacctgactaaagagagagaccagctacagaccagttataaTAACCTGATTAAAGAAAGAGACCAGCAtcagagggagacagaaaagcTGAAAATCAAAG GAAATGTGGCGTTGAATGGAGTGGCCACTCAGTCATCACTGTATAAAAATCGCAACGCTTACGATGCCATCGATGGGAAAAGAAACACACACTATGAATCCTGCACCCACACTCTGAAAGACAGAAACCCGTGGTGGAGAGTGGACCTGCTGAATGTGTACAGAATAACAGATGTCACCCTCACCAACAGAGGAGACTGCTGTCCTGAGAGGCTTGATGGTGCTGAGATCCGCATCGGTAACTCATTGGAGAACAACGGCATCAACAACTCCAG ATGTGCCGTCATCTCCCACATCCCAGCAGGAGAGTCCCACACCTTTCAGTGCAATGAGATGGAGGGTCGCTACGTTGTTGTGGTCATCCCTGGCAGGTCGGAATGGCTCACTCTGTGTGAGTTGGAAGTTCATGGTACTCCTGCAG GAAATGTGGCGTTGAATGGACCTGTAGGAAATGTGGCGTTGAATGGAGTGGCCACTCAGTCATCACTGTATGAAAATCGCAACGCTTACGATGCCATCGATGGGAAAAGAAACACACACTATGAATCCTGCACCCACACTCTGAAAGACAGAAACCCGTGGTGGAGAGTGGACCTGCTGAATGTGTACAGAATAACAGATGTCACCCTCACCAACAGAGGAGACTGCTGTCCTGAGAGGCTTGATGGCGCTGAGATCCGCATCGGTAACTCATTGGAGAACAACGGCATCAACAACTCCAG ATGTGCCGTCATCTCCCACATCCCAGCAGGAGAGTCCCACACCTTTCAGTGCAATGAGATGGAGGGTCGCTACGTTGTTGTGGTCATCCCTGGCAGGTCGGAATGGCTCACTCTGTGTGAGTTGGAAGTTCATGGTACTCCTGCAG GAAATGTGGCGTTGAATGGACCTGTAGGAAATGTGGCGTTGAATGGAGTGGCCACTCAGTCATCACTGTATGAAAATCGCAACGCTTACGATGCCATCGATGGGAAAAGAAACACACACTATGAATCCTGCACCCACACTCTGAAAGACAGAAACCCGTGGTGGAGAGTGGACCTGCTGAATGTGTACAGAATAACAGATGTCACCCTCACCAACAGAGGAGACTGCTGTCCTGAGAGGCTTGATGGCGCTGAGATCCGCATCGGTAACTCATTGGAGAACAACGGCATCAACAACTCCAG ATGTGCCGTCATCTCCCACATCCCAGCAGGAGAGTCCCACACCTTTCAGTGCAATGAGATGGAGGGTCGCTACGTTGTTGTGGTCATCCCTGGCAGGTCGGAATGGCTCACTCTGTGTGAGTTGGAAGTTCATGGTACTCCTGCAG GAAATGTGGCGTTGAATGGAGTGGCCACTCAGTCATCACTGTATGAAAATCGCAACGCTTACGATGCCATCGATGGGAAAAGAAACACACACTATGGATCCTGCACCCACACTCTGAAAGACAGAAACCCGTGGTGGAGAGTGGACCTGCTGAATGTGTACAGAATAACAGATGTCACCCTCACCAACAGAGGAGACTGCTGTCCTGAGAGGCTTGATGGTGCTGAGATCCGCATCGGTAACTCATTGGAGAACAACGGCATCAACAACTCCAG ATGTGCCGTCATCTCCCACATCCCAGCAGGAGAGTCCCACACCTTCCAGTGCAATGAGATGGAGGGTCGCTACGTTGTTGTGGTTATCCCTGGCAGGTCGGAATGGCTCACTCTGTGTGAGTTGGAAGTTCATGGTACTCCTGCAG GGAGACCCTGTCCTGAAGGATGGCAGACATCTGGCTCTAGCTGTTACTACACCACCACCGTGATTAAAACCTGGGAGGAGAGCAGAAAGGACTGCAACGAGAGAGGAGCACACTTGGTGATCATAAACAGCAGAgaggaacag ACATTTATCAATGGATTATACGGACCGGGGAATGAGACCTGGATCGGTCTGACGAACGTTGACACTGAGGGAACCTGGAAATGGGTGGACGACACACCACTGACCACAGC GTATTGGAAGACTGGAAAGCCCAGCAGCTCTTTAGGGGCCGACCAGGACTGTGTggcgtttttccaccattcatcaGACCCAGGGGAGTGGAACAACGAGGAATGTCACAAGTCAACCAACTGGATCTGTGAGATATTTTAA
- the LOC118377339 gene encoding uncharacterized protein LOC118377339 isoform X10 produces the protein MTEDNDSSTMKILDIDDNMYVKPRTRHGFQYSVHFQWWKRSFGVAALCLGLLCILLLAGIIGMCVNYTGQHSRDERDQLQTSNNNLIKERDQLQTSYNNLTKERDQLQTSYNNLTKERDQLQTSYNNLTKERDQLQTSYNNLIKERDQHQRETEKLKIKGNVALNGVATQSSLYKNRNAYDAIDGKRNTHYESCTHTLKDRNPWWRVDLLNVYRITDVTLTNRGDCCPERLDGAEIRIGNSLENNGINNSRCAVISHIPAGESHTFQCNEMEGRYVVVVIPGRSEWLTLCELEVHGTPAGNVALNGPVGNVALNGVATQSSLYENRNAYDAIDGKRNTHYESCTHTLKDRNPWWRVDLLNVYRITDVTLTNRGDCCPERLDGAEIRIGNSLENNGINNSRCAVISHIPAGESHTFQCNEMEGRYVVVVIPGRSEWLTLCELEVHGTPAGNVALNGPVGNVALNGVATQSSLYENRNAYDAIDGKRNTHYESCTHTLKDRNPWWRVDLLNVYRITDVTLTNRGDCCPERLDGAEIRIGNSLENNGINNSRCAVISHIPAGESHTFQCNEMEGRYVVVVIPGRSEWLTLCELEVHGTPAGRPCPEGWQTSGSSCYYTTTVIKTWEESRKDCNERGAHLVIINSREEQTFINGLYGPGNETWIGLTNVDTEGTWKWVDDTPLTTAYWKTGKPSSSLGADQDCVAFFHHSSDPGEWNNEECHKSTNWICEIF, from the exons ATG ACAGAAGACAATGACTCCAGCACAATGAAAATCTTGGATATTGATGACAACATGTATGTCAAGCCCAGAACAAGACATGGCTTTCAATATTCAG TGCATTTTCAGTGGTGGAAGAGATCATTCGGAGTTGCTGCGTTGTGTCTTGGATTGCTGTGTATTCTCCTACTGGCTGGGATCATAGGCATGTGTGTCAACT ACACTGGTCAGCATTCCCGTGATGAAAGAGACCAGCTACAAACCAGTAATAACAACCTgattaaagagagagaccagctacagaccagttataacaacctgactaaagagagagaccagctacagaccagttataacaacctgactaaagagagagaccagctacagaccagttataacaacctgactaaagagagagaccagctacagaccagttataaTAACCTGATTAAAGAAAGAGACCAGCAtcagagggagacagaaaagcTGAAAATCAAAG GAAATGTGGCGTTGAATGGAGTGGCCACTCAGTCATCACTGTATAAAAATCGCAACGCTTACGATGCCATCGATGGGAAAAGAAACACACACTATGAATCCTGCACCCACACTCTGAAAGACAGAAACCCGTGGTGGAGAGTGGACCTGCTGAATGTGTACAGAATAACAGATGTCACCCTCACCAACAGAGGAGACTGCTGTCCTGAGAGGCTTGATGGTGCTGAGATCCGCATCGGTAACTCATTGGAGAACAACGGCATCAACAACTCCAG ATGTGCCGTCATCTCCCACATCCCAGCAGGAGAGTCCCACACCTTTCAGTGCAATGAGATGGAGGGTCGCTACGTTGTTGTGGTCATCCCTGGCAGGTCGGAATGGCTCACTCTGTGTGAGTTGGAAGTTCATGGTACTCCTGCAG GAAATGTGGCGTTGAATGGACCTGTAGGAAATGTGGCGTTGAATGGAGTGGCCACTCAGTCATCACTGTATGAAAATCGCAACGCTTACGATGCCATCGATGGGAAAAGAAACACACACTATGAATCCTGCACCCACACTCTGAAAGACAGAAACCCGTGGTGGAGAGTGGACCTGCTGAATGTGTACAGAATAACAGATGTCACCCTCACCAACAGAGGAGACTGCTGTCCTGAGAGGCTTGATGGCGCTGAGATCCGCATCGGTAACTCATTGGAGAACAACGGCATCAACAACTCCAG ATGTGCCGTCATCTCCCACATCCCAGCAGGAGAGTCCCACACCTTTCAGTGCAATGAGATGGAGGGTCGCTACGTTGTTGTGGTCATCCCTGGCAGGTCGGAATGGCTCACTCTGTGTGAGTTGGAAGTTCATGGTACTCCTGCAG GAAATGTGGCGTTGAATGGACCTGTAGGAAATGTGGCGTTGAATGGAGTGGCCACTCAGTCATCACTGTATGAAAATCGCAACGCTTACGATGCCATCGATGGGAAAAGAAACACACACTATGAATCCTGCACCCACACTCTGAAAGACAGAAACCCGTGGTGGAGAGTGGACCTGCTGAATGTGTACAGAATAACAGATGTCACCCTCACCAACAGAGGAGACTGCTGTCCTGAGAGGCTTGATGGCGCTGAGATCCGCATCGGTAACTCATTGGAGAACAACGGCATCAACAACTCCAG ATGTGCCGTCATCTCCCACATCCCAGCAGGAGAGTCCCACACCTTTCAGTGCAATGAGATGGAGGGTCGCTACGTTGTTGTGGTCATCCCTGGCAGGTCGGAATGGCTCACTCTGTGTGAGTTGGAAGTTCATGGTACTCCTGCAG GGAGACCCTGTCCTGAAGGATGGCAGACATCTGGCTCTAGCTGTTACTACACCACCACCGTGATTAAAACCTGGGAGGAGAGCAGAAAGGACTGCAACGAGAGAGGAGCACACTTGGTGATCATAAACAGCAGAgaggaacag ACATTTATCAATGGATTATACGGACCGGGGAATGAGACCTGGATCGGTCTGACGAACGTTGACACTGAGGGAACCTGGAAATGGGTGGACGACACACCACTGACCACAGC GTATTGGAAGACTGGAAAGCCCAGCAGCTCTTTAGGGGCCGACCAGGACTGTGTggcgtttttccaccattcatcaGACCCAGGGGAGTGGAACAACGAGGAATGTCACAAGTCAACCAACTGGATCTGTGAGATATTTTAA
- the LOC118377339 gene encoding uncharacterized protein LOC118377339 isoform X11: MTEDNDSSTMKILDIDDNMYVKPRTRHGFQYSVHFQWWKRSFGVAALCLGLLCILLLAGIIGMCVNYTGQHSRDERDQLQTSNNNLIKERDQLQTSYNNLTKERDQLQTSYNNLTKERDQLQTSYNNLTKERDQLQTSYNNLIKERDQHQRETEKLKIKGNVALNGVATQSSLYENRNAYDAIDGKRNTHYESCTHTLKDRNPWWRVDLLNVYRITDVTLTNRGDCCPERLDGAEIRIGNSLENNGINNSRCAVISHIPAGESHTFQCNEMEGRYVVVVIPGRSEWLTLCELEVHGTPAGNVALNGPVGNVALNGVATQSSLYENRNAYDAIDGKRNTHYESCTHTLKDRNPWWRVDLLNVYRITDVTLTNRGDCCPERLDGAEIRIGNSLENNGINNSRCAVISHIPAGESHTFQCNEMEGRYVVVVIPGRSEWLTLCELEVHGTPAGNVALNGPVGNVALNGVATQSSLYENRNAYDAIDGKRNTHYGSCTHTLKDRNPWWRVDLLNVYRITDVTLTNRGDCCPERLDGAEIRIGNSLENNGINNSRCAVISHIPAGESHTFQCNEMEGRYVVVVIPGRSEWLTLCELEVHGTPAGRPCPEGWQTSGSSCYYTTTVIKTWEESRKDCNERGAHLVIINSREEQTFINGLYGPGNETWIGLTNVDTEGTWKWVDDTPLTTAYWKTGKPSSSLGADQDCVAFFHHSSDPGEWNNEECHKSTNWICEIF, translated from the exons ATG ACAGAAGACAATGACTCCAGCACAATGAAAATCTTGGATATTGATGACAACATGTATGTCAAGCCCAGAACAAGACATGGCTTTCAATATTCAG TGCATTTTCAGTGGTGGAAGAGATCATTCGGAGTTGCTGCGTTGTGTCTTGGATTGCTGTGTATTCTCCTACTGGCTGGGATCATAGGCATGTGTGTCAACT ACACTGGTCAGCATTCCCGTGATGAAAGAGACCAGCTACAAACCAGTAATAACAACCTgattaaagagagagaccagctacagaccagttataacaacctgactaaagagagagaccagctacagaccagttataacaacctgactaaagagagagaccagctacagaccagttataacaacctgactaaagagagagaccagctacagaccagttataaTAACCTGATTAAAGAAAGAGACCAGCAtcagagggagacagaaaagcTGAAAATCAAAG GAAATGTGGCGTTGAATGGAGTGGCCACTCAGTCATCACTGTATGAAAATCGCAACGCTTACGATGCCATCGATGGGAAAAGAAACACACACTATGAATCCTGCACCCACACTCTGAAAGACAGAAACCCGTGGTGGAGAGTGGACCTGCTGAATGTGTACAGAATAACAGATGTCACCCTCACCAACAGAGGAGACTGCTGTCCTGAGAGGCTTGATGGCGCTGAGATCCGCATCGGTAACTCATTGGAGAACAACGGCATCAACAACTCCAG ATGTGCCGTCATCTCCCACATCCCAGCAGGAGAGTCCCACACCTTTCAGTGCAATGAGATGGAGGGTCGCTACGTTGTTGTGGTCATCCCTGGCAGGTCGGAATGGCTCACTCTGTGTGAGTTGGAAGTTCATGGTACTCCTGCAG GAAATGTGGCGTTGAATGGACCTGTAGGAAATGTGGCGTTGAATGGAGTGGCCACTCAGTCATCACTGTATGAAAATCGCAACGCTTACGATGCCATCGATGGGAAAAGAAACACACACTATGAATCCTGCACCCACACTCTGAAAGACAGAAACCCGTGGTGGAGAGTGGACCTGCTGAATGTGTACAGAATAACAGATGTCACCCTCACCAACAGAGGAGACTGCTGTCCTGAGAGGCTTGATGGCGCTGAGATCCGCATCGGTAACTCATTGGAGAACAACGGCATCAACAACTCCAG ATGTGCCGTCATCTCCCACATCCCAGCAGGAGAGTCCCACACCTTTCAGTGCAATGAGATGGAGGGTCGCTACGTTGTTGTGGTCATCCCTGGCAGGTCGGAATGGCTCACTCTGTGTGAGTTGGAAGTTCATGGTACTCCTGCAG GAAATGTGGCATTGAATGGACCTGTAGGAAATGTGGCGTTGAATGGAGTGGCCACTCAGTCATCACTGTATGAAAATCGCAACGCTTACGATGCCATCGATGGGAAAAGAAACACACACTATGGATCCTGCACCCACACTCTGAAAGACAGAAACCCGTGGTGGAGAGTGGACCTGCTGAATGTGTACAGAATAACAGATGTCACCCTCACCAACAGAGGAGACTGCTGTCCTGAGAGGCTTGATGGTGCTGAGATCCGCATCGGTAACTCATTGGAGAACAACGGCATCAACAACTCCAG ATGTGCCGTCATCTCCCACATCCCAGCAGGAGAGTCCCACACCTTCCAGTGCAATGAGATGGAGGGTCGCTACGTTGTTGTGGTTATCCCTGGCAGGTCGGAATGGCTCACTCTGTGTGAGTTGGAAGTTCATGGTACTCCTGCAG GGAGACCCTGTCCTGAAGGATGGCAGACATCTGGCTCTAGCTGTTACTACACCACCACCGTGATTAAAACCTGGGAGGAGAGCAGAAAGGACTGCAACGAGAGAGGAGCACACTTGGTGATCATAAACAGCAGAgaggaacag ACATTTATCAATGGATTATACGGACCGGGGAATGAGACCTGGATCGGTCTGACGAACGTTGACACTGAGGGAACCTGGAAATGGGTGGACGACACACCACTGACCACAGC GTATTGGAAGACTGGAAAGCCCAGCAGCTCTTTAGGGGCCGACCAGGACTGTGTggcgtttttccaccattcatcaGACCCAGGGGAGTGGAACAACGAGGAATGTCACAAGTCAACCAACTGGATCTGTGAGATATTTTAA